The following coding sequences are from one Paracoccus zhejiangensis window:
- a CDS encoding DUF6522 family protein, protein MNRIERDGEGFVIPAVLLAEAFRMTEDDVRLAMREGTLTSLCEAGEGEDAGRWRLTFRHAGRACRFTLDGAGAILSTSRFPVRSPPRASA, encoded by the coding sequence GTGAACCGGATCGAACGCGATGGTGAGGGCTTCGTCATTCCGGCTGTCCTCCTGGCTGAAGCCTTCAGGATGACCGAGGACGATGTGCGCCTTGCGATGCGCGAGGGCACTCTCACCTCACTTTGCGAAGCGGGGGAGGGCGAAGATGCGGGGCGCTGGCGGCTGACGTTTCGTCATGCTGGCCGGGCCTGCAGGTTCACCCTTGATGGGGCGGGCGCGATCCTTTCCACGTCGCGCTTTCCCGTGCGGTCACCCCCTCGCGCTTCGGCCTAA